Proteins co-encoded in one Medicago truncatula cultivar Jemalong A17 chromosome 8, MtrunA17r5.0-ANR, whole genome shotgun sequence genomic window:
- the LOC25500140 gene encoding 7-deoxyloganetin glucosyltransferase, with translation MGNFANRKSHAVFIPYPAQGHINPLFKLAKLIHLRGSHVTYVNTEYNHKRLLKSRGPTALDGFTDFSFETIPDGLTPLEGDGDVSQLPSLCQSIRKNFLKPFCELINRLNHSANVPPVTCLISDCCMSFTMQAAEEFSLPILLYFSSSACSLLNVMHFRSFVERGITPFKDERHLTNGYLETKVEWIPGLKNFRLKDVVDCIRTTDPNDIMLDFLIDVADKVHRDSTIILNTFNELESDVITALSSLFPSLYPIGPLPSLLNQTPQIHQLESLGSNLWKEDTECLEWLESNEPGSVVYVNFGSIIVMTPDQLLEFAWGLADCKKPFLWITRPDLVIGGSVVLSSEFMKEISDRGLISNWCPQEKVLNHPSIGGFLTHCGWNSTTESICAGVPMLCWPFFADQPTNCRFICNEWKIGMEIDTNVKREGLEKLINELMVGENGKKMRQKAMELKKKAEENTRPGGCSYMNLDKVIKEVLLKQN, from the exons ATGGGAAACTTTGCAAACAGAAAATCACATGCTGTGTTCATTCCATATCCAGCTCAAGGCCATATCAATCCATTGTTCAAACTAGCAAAACTTATTCACCTTAGAGGCTCTCATGTAACCTATGTCAACACTGAATACAATCACAAACGTTTGCTCAAATCAAGAGGTCCAACTGCCTTGGATGGTTTCACTGATTTTAGCTTTGAAACCATCCCAGATGGTCTAACACCACTAGAAGGTGATGGTGATGTTAGTCAACTACCTTCTCTTTGTCAATCTATAAGAAAGAATTTCCTTAAACCCTTTTGTGAACTCATTAATAGACTTAATCACTCTGCCAATGTTCCACCAGTTACTTGCTTAATTTCTGATTGTTGTATGAGCTTTACTATGCAAGCTGCTGAAGAATTTTCACTCCCAATTCTTCTCTATTTTTCATCAAGTGCATGTTCTTTATTGAATGTTATGCACTTTCGTTCCTTTGTAGAAAGAGGTATCACACCATTCAAAG ATGAGAGACATCTAACAAATGGATATTTGGAAACAAAAGTCGAGTGGATTCCAGGTTTGAAAAACTTTCGGTTGAAGGATGTTGTTGACTGTATCAGAACAACGGATCCAAATGATATTATGTTAGACTTTTTAATTGATGTCGCTGATAAAGTTCACAGAGACTCTACAATTATTTTGAATACTTTCAATGAACTTGAGAGTGATGTAATAACCGCTCTCTCCTCTTTGTTTCCTTCTCTTTACCCCATTGGCCCTTTACCTTCATTATtaaaccaaactccacaaattcatcaattagAATCTTTAGGTTCCAACCTTTGGAAAGAAGATACTGAGTGTCTTGAATGGCTTGAATCCAACGAACCGGGATCGGTTGTTTATGTGAATTTCGGAAGCATTATTGTTATGACTCCAGATCAACTATTGGAGTTTGCTTGGGGTTTGGCCGATTGCAAGAAACCTTTTTTGTGGATCACTAGGCCTGATCTTGTCATTGGTGGCTCAGTGGTTTTGTCATCTGAGTTTATGAAAGAAATTTCAGATAGAGGCCTAATATCAAATTGGTGTCCACAAGAGAAAGTGTTGAACCACCCTTCAATCGGCGGATTCTTGACACACTGCGGATGGAACTCAACCACTGAAAGCATATGCGCTGGAGTGCCAATGTTGTGTTGGCCATTTTTTGCTGATCAGCCAACAAACTGTAGATTTATTTGTAATGAATGGAAGATTGGTATGGAAATTGATACGAATGTGAAGAGAGAGGGTTTGGAGAAGCTTATCAATGAATTGATGGTGGGAGAGAATGGAAAAAAGATGAGGCAAAAGGCCATGGAATTGAAGAAGAAGGCAGAGGAGAACACTAGACCAGGTGGTTGTTCATACATGAACTTGGACAAAGTGATTAAGGAAGTGTTGCTTAAACAAAATTAG